The Streptomyces spororaveus genome includes a region encoding these proteins:
- a CDS encoding roadblock/LC7 domain-containing protein, with protein MSTVPPETEAEILAELRRLRARVPQLTGALAASADGFVLAQDSAAVGAESVAALTAAALGVAQRLSDCTGQGAFRELLVRGEDGYVATYAAGMVAVLTLTAEPRVNVGRLHLEARRSSLRIAELIDQTLGRRGPGEPPG; from the coding sequence ATGAGTACGGTGCCCCCCGAGACGGAGGCCGAGATACTCGCCGAGCTCCGCAGGCTGCGGGCCCGGGTACCCCAGCTCACCGGTGCCCTCGCCGCGAGCGCCGACGGTTTCGTGCTCGCCCAGGACAGCGCCGCCGTCGGGGCCGAGTCCGTCGCGGCGCTCACCGCCGCCGCCCTCGGGGTGGCCCAGCGGCTCAGCGACTGCACGGGCCAGGGTGCCTTCCGCGAACTGCTCGTGCGCGGTGAGGACGGATACGTCGCCACCTACGCGGCGGGCATGGTGGCGGTTCTCACACTGACCGCCGAGCCGCGCGTCAACGTCGGGCGCCTCCACCTGGAGGCCCGGCGCTCCAGTCTCCGGATAGCGGAGCTGATCGACCAGACCCTCGGACGCCGGGGTCCGGGAGAACCGCCCGGGTGA
- a CDS encoding transcriptional regulator, protein MTAPATATAANAFAAVSPLLTRLAEERATGALLRDRGTLFLEDGRIVHAESPATPGLDVLLTTGGGLAPERWREAVDRAGARRQVARFLVDSGGLAGGELEICHLAAIFDAAFFALSPGSGPSRFRRGATHWIGSVRSVPAAAVERETRRRRDLLDAVWPYPLLDTSPVVPRAAAPGQTITARQRTLLGRADGLRTPADLAWDLGRPAFHTLLDVRRLAAAGLVDTPLTPAPPPAVAPLPDWMTEAQSPDVALLRRLRDALEASL, encoded by the coding sequence ATGACCGCCCCGGCCACCGCCACGGCCGCGAATGCCTTCGCCGCTGTCTCCCCCCTTCTCACCCGACTCGCCGAGGAGCGCGCCACCGGCGCCCTGCTCCGCGACCGCGGCACCCTCTTCCTGGAGGACGGCCGCATCGTGCACGCGGAGAGCCCGGCCACCCCCGGTCTCGACGTACTGCTCACCACCGGCGGCGGCCTCGCCCCCGAGCGCTGGCGCGAGGCCGTGGACCGGGCCGGAGCCCGCCGCCAGGTCGCCCGCTTCCTCGTGGACAGCGGCGGACTCGCCGGCGGGGAGCTGGAGATATGCCACCTCGCCGCCATATTCGACGCCGCCTTCTTCGCACTCTCCCCGGGCAGCGGGCCCTCCCGCTTCCGCCGCGGGGCCACCCACTGGATCGGCTCCGTCCGGTCCGTTCCCGCCGCTGCCGTCGAACGGGAGACCCGGCGCCGCCGGGACCTGCTCGACGCGGTCTGGCCGTACCCCCTGCTCGATACCTCCCCGGTCGTCCCCCGGGCGGCCGCGCCGGGCCAGACGATCACCGCCCGGCAGCGCACCCTGCTGGGCCGGGCAGACGGTCTGCGCACACCGGCCGACCTCGCGTGGGACCTGGGCCGGCCGGCCTTCCACACCCTGCTCGACGTACGGCGCCTCGCGGCGGCCGGACTGGTCGACACCCCGCTCACCCCGGCCCCGCCGCCGGCCGTGGCGCCCCTGCCCGACTGGATGACCGAGGCCCAATCCCCGGACGTGGCGCTGCTCCGCCGGTTACGCGACGCACTGGAGGCAAGTCTGTGA